In a single window of the Pedococcus dokdonensis genome:
- a CDS encoding MogA/MoaB family molybdenum cofactor biosynthesis protein, with protein sequence MSEPVADAGMGVETGGGVGGGGSAGSAGRAIVITCSTRAAGGVYPDRGGPLIVETLRQWGFEVGDPLVVPDGPDVTEALQAALAAEPEVVITTGGTGLSPTDGTPEATRAVLDREVPGLAEAIRGAGLAAGVPTAALSRGLVGVAGSTLVVNLPGSTGGVRDGLGVLEAILPHALSQIRGGDH encoded by the coding sequence GTGAGCGAGCCGGTCGCCGACGCCGGCATGGGCGTCGAGACAGGTGGTGGCGTCGGCGGTGGCGGGAGTGCGGGATCGGCCGGTCGCGCCATCGTGATCACCTGCTCGACCCGCGCGGCCGGCGGGGTCTACCCCGACCGGGGCGGCCCGCTCATCGTCGAGACGCTGCGGCAGTGGGGTTTCGAGGTCGGCGACCCCCTCGTGGTGCCCGACGGTCCCGACGTGACGGAGGCGCTGCAGGCCGCGTTGGCTGCCGAGCCCGAGGTCGTCATCACCACCGGTGGCACCGGTCTCTCGCCCACCGACGGCACCCCGGAAGCCACCCGCGCGGTGCTCGACCGGGAGGTGCCCGGGCTGGCCGAGGCGATCCGCGGTGCCGGGCTCGCGGCGGGGGTGCCCACGGCGGCCCTCTCCCGCGGCCTGGTCGGGGTCGCCGGGAGCACGCTGGTGGTCAACCTGCCCGGGTCGACCGGCGGCGTCCGCGACGGGTTGGGGGTGCTCGAGGCGATCCTGCCGCACGCGCTCTCGCAGATTCGCGGCGGCGACCACTGA
- the moaC gene encoding cyclic pyranopterin monophosphate synthase MoaC, which yields MTTGQPEHRGPAGQPSGLTHVRPDGTAHMVDVSAKAVTARQASAAGRVLLSTAAVAALRDGTVPKGDALAVARIAGIQAVKRTPELIPLAHPVAVHAVEVDLSVADDGVDVLATVRTADRTGIEMEALTAVSVAALALIDMVKAVDKHARITDVRVTAKSGGRSGDWVEEP from the coding sequence GTGACGACCGGACAACCGGAGCACCGCGGCCCTGCCGGGCAGCCGTCCGGCCTGACCCACGTGCGCCCGGACGGCACCGCCCACATGGTCGACGTGTCGGCCAAGGCGGTCACCGCCCGGCAGGCCTCGGCTGCCGGTCGCGTCCTGCTCTCGACGGCTGCGGTCGCGGCGCTGCGCGACGGCACCGTCCCCAAGGGCGACGCGCTCGCGGTGGCCCGCATCGCCGGCATCCAGGCCGTCAAGCGCACGCCCGAGCTGATCCCGCTGGCCCACCCGGTCGCCGTGCACGCCGTCGAGGTCGACCTGTCCGTCGCCGACGACGGGGTCGACGTCCTCGCGACGGTCCGCACCGCGGACCGCACCGGGATCGAGATGGAGGCCCTCACCGCCGTCTCGGTCGCAGCCCTCGCCCTCATCGACATGGTCAAGGCCGTCGACAAGCACGCGCGGATCACCGACGTGCGGGTCACCGCGAAGTCCGGCGGCCGCTCGGGCGACTGGGTGGAGGAGCCGTGA
- a CDS encoding GNAT family N-acetyltransferase, whose protein sequence is MSTWPVVLRGETPGGEQLRLDPLRRRDRGEWVEVRSRNRNWLGPWDATSPEAEPTYVSFPALVRHYRTEARAGRMLPFTIRLEGRVVGQLVLFGISYGSLLSVAAGYWVDEAVAGRGIAPTALALAGDHAFGAMGLHRIEVNIRPENANSLAVVHKLGFRDEGVRTAYLHIDGAWRDHRTFALTVEDLRGESLLERIHTNHTSHIGDTPPHVPGASSTDT, encoded by the coding sequence ATGAGCACCTGGCCGGTCGTGCTCCGGGGTGAGACCCCGGGTGGGGAGCAGCTGCGGCTCGACCCGCTGCGCCGCCGCGACCGGGGTGAGTGGGTCGAGGTGCGCAGCCGCAACCGGAACTGGCTGGGTCCCTGGGACGCCACGTCACCCGAGGCCGAGCCGACCTACGTGTCGTTCCCGGCCCTGGTCCGGCACTACCGCACGGAGGCGCGCGCCGGCCGGATGCTCCCCTTCACGATCCGGCTCGAGGGCCGGGTGGTCGGCCAGCTCGTGCTCTTCGGCATCTCCTACGGCTCGCTGCTGTCGGTGGCGGCGGGCTACTGGGTCGACGAGGCGGTCGCCGGGCGGGGCATCGCCCCCACCGCCCTGGCGCTCGCGGGCGACCACGCCTTCGGTGCGATGGGGCTGCACCGCATCGAGGTCAACATCCGCCCCGAGAACGCCAACAGCCTGGCCGTGGTCCACAAGCTGGGCTTTCGCGACGAAGGTGTGCGGACGGCATACCTGCACATCGACGGGGCGTGGCGCGACCACCGGACCTTCGCGCTGACCGTCGAGGACCTCCGGGGGGAATCCCTGCTCGAACGAATCCACACCAATCACACCAGTCACATTGGCGACACACCGCCCCACGTCCCCGGCGCATCCTCCACGGACACCTAA
- the map gene encoding type I methionyl aminopeptidase — MIEILSPAEVTRARATGTLVADILHTLAGRAEVGTNLLEIDQWARAMILGAGAESCYVDYEPSFGRGPFGHYICTSVNDAVLHGLPRDYALADGDLLTLDLAVLLGGIAADSAISFVVGESRPAESVALVESTQRALAAGIAAAGPGARIGDLSHAIGESLRADGYQVNTQFGGHGIGSTMHQDPHVSNTGRPGRGYQLQPGLLLCLEPWVMADTDQLVTDDDGWTLRSATGCRTAHSEHTIAITDDGADILTLPTGS, encoded by the coding sequence ATGATCGAGATCCTCAGTCCGGCCGAGGTGACCCGCGCCCGGGCCACCGGCACCCTGGTCGCCGACATCCTGCACACGCTCGCAGGGCGGGCCGAGGTCGGCACCAACCTGCTGGAGATCGACCAGTGGGCCAGGGCGATGATCCTCGGGGCGGGGGCCGAGTCGTGCTACGTCGACTACGAGCCGTCGTTCGGGCGCGGCCCGTTCGGCCACTACATCTGCACCTCGGTCAACGACGCGGTGCTGCACGGGCTGCCGCGCGACTACGCGCTCGCCGACGGTGACCTGCTCACCCTCGACCTGGCCGTGCTGCTGGGCGGGATCGCGGCCGACTCGGCGATCAGCTTCGTCGTGGGGGAGTCGCGCCCGGCCGAGAGCGTCGCGCTGGTCGAGTCGACGCAGCGGGCACTGGCCGCGGGGATCGCCGCGGCCGGGCCGGGTGCCCGGATCGGTGACCTCTCGCACGCGATCGGCGAGTCACTCAGGGCCGACGGCTACCAGGTCAACACCCAGTTCGGCGGTCACGGCATCGGGTCGACCATGCACCAGGACCCGCACGTCTCCAACACCGGTCGGCCGGGGCGGGGCTACCAGCTGCAGCCGGGGTTGCTGCTCTGCCTCGAGCCGTGGGTGATGGCCGACACCGACCAGCTGGTCACCGACGACGACGGCTGGACGCTGCGCAGCGCGACCGGGTGCCGCACCGCGCACAGCGAGCACACCATCGCGATCACGGACGACGGCGCCGACATCCTGACCCTGCCGACCGGCTCCTAG
- the glp gene encoding molybdotransferase-like divisome protein Glp, with product MISVEQHLDRILNTVKVIRPFELGVLDAQGCILAADVEARGSLPGFTNSAMDGYAVHAADIATATAEDPVVLPVVNDIAAGNTQALSLAQGQTMRIMTGAPMPHGADAVVPVEATDGGVVRVAIRERRLAGAHVREAGEDVEAGNVVLRRGTLLGPGQIALLAAAGIARVRVVPRPRVVVVSTGDELVEVGRTPGFGQIVDSNSVMLTAAVTAVGATPFRVGGVPDDARTLMDTLEGQLVRADVIITTGGVSMGAFDTVKEVLSRVGTVQFDKVAMRPGMPQGFGVLGEEQVPVFTLPGNPVSALVSFHVFVAPALRAMAGRPEPSYPPGYVPAVAAEPFTSVPGKMEFVRVVLDDDRARLAGGQGSHMLGALAAADALAVVPADVAEVAAGDELMCLPLLGREGQ from the coding sequence GTGATCAGCGTCGAGCAGCATCTCGATCGGATCCTCAACACCGTCAAGGTGATCCGCCCCTTCGAGCTCGGTGTGCTCGACGCCCAGGGGTGCATCCTCGCCGCCGATGTCGAGGCGCGCGGCTCGCTGCCCGGCTTCACCAACTCGGCGATGGACGGGTATGCCGTGCACGCCGCCGACATCGCGACGGCCACCGCCGAGGACCCGGTCGTCCTGCCCGTGGTCAACGACATCGCGGCCGGCAACACCCAGGCGCTGTCGCTCGCGCAGGGTCAGACCATGCGGATCATGACCGGGGCCCCGATGCCGCACGGCGCCGACGCCGTGGTGCCGGTCGAGGCGACCGACGGCGGAGTCGTCCGGGTGGCGATCCGGGAGCGGCGGCTGGCCGGCGCCCACGTGCGCGAGGCCGGCGAGGACGTCGAGGCCGGCAACGTCGTGCTGCGTCGCGGCACCCTGCTGGGGCCGGGTCAGATCGCGCTCCTCGCAGCGGCCGGCATCGCCCGCGTGCGGGTCGTCCCGCGCCCGCGGGTGGTCGTCGTCTCGACCGGCGACGAGCTGGTCGAGGTGGGTCGCACGCCGGGCTTCGGCCAGATCGTCGACTCCAACTCGGTGATGCTGACTGCTGCCGTCACCGCGGTCGGGGCGACCCCGTTCCGCGTCGGTGGGGTGCCCGATGACGCGCGCACCCTGATGGACACCCTCGAGGGCCAGCTCGTCCGGGCCGACGTGATCATCACGACCGGCGGGGTCTCGATGGGCGCGTTCGACACCGTGAAGGAGGTGCTGTCCCGGGTCGGGACGGTGCAGTTCGACAAGGTGGCGATGCGGCCGGGCATGCCGCAGGGCTTCGGGGTGCTCGGCGAGGAGCAGGTGCCGGTGTTCACGCTCCCCGGCAACCCGGTCAGCGCGCTGGTGTCGTTCCACGTCTTCGTCGCCCCGGCGCTGCGCGCGATGGCCGGTCGCCCCGAGCCTTCGTACCCGCCGGGCTACGTCCCCGCCGTCGCGGCCGAGCCGTTCACGTCGGTGCCCGGCAAGATGGAGTTCGTGCGAGTGGTCCTCGACGACGACCGGGCCCGGCTGGCCGGTGGGCAGGGGTCGCACATGCTCGGCGCGCTGGCCGCCGCCGACGCCCTCGCGGTCGTCCCCGCCGACGTCGCCGAGGTCGCGGCCGGTGACGAGCTGATGTGCCTGCCGCTGCTCGGGAGGGAGGGCCAGTGA
- a CDS encoding UTP--glucose-1-phosphate uridylyltransferase, with amino-acid sequence MSKDGLAQAVERMTQRGVDPLAVHVFEDAYAQLEGGNTGLIPEADIDPLTDVPRLEDLEADADQLAEALAHTAVVKLNGGLGTSMGLSGPKSVLEVRDGLTFLDVVARQVLALREQHGVQVPLVLMNSFRTRDQSLEVLAAYDDLPVDGLPLDFLQNAEPKLRADDLTPVSWPDDPDLEWCPPGHGDVYVALAASGVLQALRDKGFRYAFLSNSDNLGATCDPAIPAWMARESITYVSEVCERTVNDRKGGHLAVRRSDGRVVLRERAMVAPEDEQYFEDTDRHALFHANNLWVDLDELHEQLRARDGVLGLPIIINRKTVDPSRKDSTPVIQVESAMGTAIEVFDGSRAVHVPRRRFRPVKTTNELLLLRSDLYGFGDGHEVVAQTDRPDPRVDLDEHYTLIDDFDARFPEDAPSLVECTSLAVRGDVTFGAGVRCVGDVVVEAEEARRIPDGSTLDARETVAP; translated from the coding sequence ATGAGCAAGGACGGGCTGGCGCAGGCGGTCGAGCGCATGACACAGCGGGGTGTCGACCCGCTGGCGGTGCACGTCTTCGAGGACGCGTACGCGCAGCTCGAGGGTGGCAACACCGGCCTGATCCCCGAGGCTGACATCGACCCGCTCACCGACGTGCCCCGGCTCGAGGACCTCGAGGCCGACGCCGACCAGCTCGCTGAGGCGCTGGCCCACACCGCAGTGGTGAAGCTCAACGGCGGGCTCGGCACCAGCATGGGTCTCTCGGGGCCCAAGTCGGTGCTCGAGGTCCGCGACGGGCTGACCTTCCTCGACGTCGTGGCCCGACAGGTGCTGGCCCTGCGCGAGCAGCACGGCGTGCAGGTGCCCCTGGTGCTGATGAACTCGTTCCGCACCCGCGACCAGTCTCTCGAGGTGCTCGCCGCCTACGACGACCTGCCGGTCGACGGTCTGCCGCTCGACTTCCTCCAGAACGCCGAGCCCAAGCTCCGGGCCGACGACCTCACGCCGGTGTCCTGGCCCGACGACCCCGACCTCGAGTGGTGTCCTCCCGGGCACGGCGACGTCTACGTCGCGCTCGCGGCCAGTGGAGTGCTGCAAGCCTTGCGCGACAAGGGTTTCCGCTACGCCTTCCTGTCCAACTCCGACAACCTGGGAGCTACCTGCGACCCGGCGATCCCGGCGTGGATGGCCAGGGAGTCGATCACCTATGTCTCCGAGGTGTGCGAGCGCACCGTCAACGACCGCAAGGGCGGGCACCTCGCGGTCAGGCGCAGCGACGGCCGGGTCGTCCTGCGCGAGCGGGCGATGGTGGCACCCGAGGACGAGCAGTACTTCGAGGACACCGACCGGCACGCGCTGTTCCACGCCAACAACCTGTGGGTCGACCTCGACGAGCTGCACGAGCAGCTCCGGGCCCGAGACGGCGTGCTGGGGCTGCCGATCATCATCAACCGCAAGACCGTCGACCCCAGCCGCAAGGACTCCACCCCGGTGATCCAGGTCGAGTCGGCGATGGGCACGGCGATCGAGGTGTTCGACGGGTCCCGGGCGGTGCACGTGCCCCGCCGCAGGTTCCGCCCGGTGAAGACCACCAACGAGCTGCTGCTGCTGCGGTCAGACCTCTACGGCTTCGGCGACGGTCACGAGGTGGTCGCGCAGACCGACCGCCCCGACCCCCGCGTCGACCTCGACGAGCACTACACGCTGATCGACGACTTCGACGCGCGATTCCCCGAGGACGCGCCGTCACTCGTCGAGTGCACCTCGCTGGCCGTCCGGGGCGACGTCACCTTCGGCGCCGGGGTGCGCTGCGTGGGCGACGTGGTCGTCGAGGCAGAGGAAGCCCGCCGCATCCCCGACGGCAGCACCCTCGACGCGCGCGAGACGGTCGCACCGTGA